Genomic DNA from Thermotoga petrophila RKU-1:
TTTCTCATCGTTCACACCATCATAAGCGTGGCTCTCATCTACATGGTCCAGGTACAGATGTCGAAATTCTCGGAGCTCGGTGGTGCCTTCGGAAGTGGAGGACTTCACACCGTTTTTGGCAGAAGGAAGGGCCTCGACACCGGTGGAAAGATCACTCTTGTCCTGTCTGTACTCTTTTTCGTTTCCTGCGTGGTAACAGCCTTCGTTCTAACGAGGTGATGGGATGACACCGGAGGAACAGGTAAAAATTCTCAAAAGAAACGTTGTTGACTTCGTAAGCGAAGAAGAACTCCTCGACAGAATAAAGAGAAAAGGGAAACTCCGCGTGAAACTCGGCGTGGATCCCTCAAGGCCCGATTTGCATCTGGGCCACGCGGTCGTTCTGAGGAAGTTGAGAGAGTTTCAAGATCTCGGTCACACAGTAGTTCTGATCATAGGAGACTTCACTGCCCGCATTGGTGATCCCTCCGGAAGAAACGAAACACGTCCCATGCTGACCAGAGAAGAGGTTCTGGAGAACGCAAAGACCTATCAGGAACAGGCCTTCAAGATACTGGATCCCGAAAGGACGGAACTTCGTTTCAACGGTGAGTGGCTCGACAGAATGACCTTCGCGGACGTGATCGTTCTGGCTTCAAAGTACACGGTTGCAAGGATGCTCGAAAGAGACGATTTCGCGAAAAGATTCAAAGAAGGCATCCCCATAACCATATCGGAGTTCCTGTATCCTCTCGCACAGGCCTACGATTCCGTTGCCATTCAGGCAGATGTGGAACTCGGCGGAACGGATCAGCTTTTCAACCTCCTTGTGGGAAGGAAGATACAGGAAGAATACGGTCAGGAGCCCCAGATCGTCATGACGATGCCGATCATCGAAGGAACGGATGGAAAATTGAAAATGAGCAAAAGCTACGGAAACTACATCGCTTTCAACGATCCACCCGAGGAGATGTACGGGAAACTCATGTCCATACCGGATGAACTCATTATAAAGTACATGCGTCTTCTCACGGACGTTCCAGAAGAACGGATCGAAGAGTACGAAAGAAAGATGAAAGAAAAAACGATCAATCCACGAGACGTGAAGATGGTTCTCGCGTACGAAATAACACGCTTCTTCCACGGTGAAGAAAACGCAAAAAAGGCCCAGGAACAATTCGTGAAGGTCTTTCAAAAGAAAGAAATTCCTGACGAGATGCCGATCGTTGAGATTTCTCAGGAGAAGAACATCGTGGATCTCCTCGTGGAGATAGGAGCTGTATCCAGCAAAAGTGAGGCTAAAAGACTCGTTGCTCAGGGTGGAGTGTACATCGACGGGGAGAGAATAGAAGACATAAAATTCACCGTGAAACCCGTTGGAGAGCAAGTT
This window encodes:
- the secG gene encoding preprotein translocase subunit SecG; protein product: MKTFFLIVHTIISVALIYMVQVQMSKFSELGGAFGSGGLHTVFGRRKGLDTGGKITLVLSVLFFVSCVVTAFVLTR
- the tyrS gene encoding tyrosine--tRNA ligase, encoding MTPEEQVKILKRNVVDFVSEEELLDRIKRKGKLRVKLGVDPSRPDLHLGHAVVLRKLREFQDLGHTVVLIIGDFTARIGDPSGRNETRPMLTREEVLENAKTYQEQAFKILDPERTELRFNGEWLDRMTFADVIVLASKYTVARMLERDDFAKRFKEGIPITISEFLYPLAQAYDSVAIQADVELGGTDQLFNLLVGRKIQEEYGQEPQIVMTMPIIEGTDGKLKMSKSYGNYIAFNDPPEEMYGKLMSIPDELIIKYMRLLTDVPEERIEEYERKMKEKTINPRDVKMVLAYEITRFFHGEENAKKAQEQFVKVFQKKEIPDEMPIVEISQEKNIVDLLVEIGAVSSKSEAKRLVAQGGVYIDGERIEDIKFTVKPVGEQVLKVGKRKFYRISGGETKKL